The Fusarium falciforme chromosome 4, complete sequence genomic interval CGTGCACAATAGGTTGATGGCTGTCTACCCAGAGTGTCCTCACTGGTGGtacctcatcatcctcgtcctcgccttGGTCATGGCTTGCGTCTCTGTCACAGTCTGGCCTACAGACATGCCCGTATGGGGCATCTTTCTCGCCCTCCTTTTTACAGCAATCTTGCAAATTCCTCTTGGTATTCTGacggccatcaccaacatccaaATCTCAACAGCCTTCCTAGCCATGGTTATTGGCGGCTACGTCCTAGAAGGCAGAGCGATCCCCAACATGATCTTCAAAATGTTTAGCTTCATGTCGACACACCAATCCGTCAACTTTCTCTCGGATCTCAAACTGGCCCACTACGCAAAGATCCCTCCGCGGTGGGCATTTGCCGCGCAAGTCTGGGCGACTGTCCTAGCAGGCTTTGTCGCGCTCGGAGTCAACCACTGGGTTCTACGCAACATTGAAGATGTTTGTTCAGAGAGACAAAAAGACCGCTTCACATGCCCTCACACGCATTCCTTCTTCATGTCGACAGTCATGTGGGGATGCATCGGCCCCAGACGTTTATTCGGTCCCGGAGCTCCCTACGCTGCGATCACATACCTCATGCCCCTTGGCCTAGTCTTTCCAATTGTCATCTACTACCTTGGAAAACGGTGGCCACGATCATTCTGGAAGAATGTCAACTCACCCATCTTTCTGGCTGGACCACTGGGATGGGCACCCTTCAACTGGAGCTACATCCAAGGAGGCGTTCTGTTGGCATTTGTCTTCAACTACTATATCAAACGGCGGTACACGGAGTGGTGGGAAAAGTACGCATACGTCCTGACGAGTTCGTTTAGCGCAGCCATTGGAATCTCTGGGTTGGTCATGTACTTTGCGCTGCAGCATCCAGGGGTGGTGTTGGACTGGTGGGGGAATCGAGTTGGCAATGAAGGAGTCGATAGGGGTGGGTTTCTCAATGCTCAGAGAAAGCCGGTGCGATGCTCTCACTTCAAGGTACCTGAGAAGGGATTCTTTGACATTGATTTTGATTGGAGAGTGTAGTCGCAAGTTTACGCGTAAGATTCGATGCCTACAGATGTGTCTACATGGGATTTGAAATAGCCACGCTACTAATATTGGCAACAAGATGAAGACAAACCCGCAAGCCCGTCTCGTTTAAACATCTCAAAGCATGACAAAAACCGAAACCATGCTTCTGAGACTTTCCATCTCAAGCCGCCACATGCAGCTGAAAAGGTGCGCCTCAGCTTGGAATAGCACTACCCTAGAGTTTACCACGTCGTGTGCTGGATTTTGCCGCGCGGACAACGGCCACATGAAACGCGGCCATGGATGGGAACCCCAAATAGAACAGGCATCTATTATCGGAAAATGTCAACGGAGGATCGGAATTGCCACCGCTGGCCTGGATATGTTTAGCACTAAAGTGGTTGCTGACGAAAAGAGAAGGGCTGGCAGAGGATCACCAATCACGGGTTGGACACGGCAAGAGCCGCAAATATCTCAAACATGTTGGCTGCAGGCGACAAGTTGATGTGAATAGAATCAAATTATGTGCAGATTTCATGGTCTCTAACTACGGCCACTCCTACACTCGACGGAATTGACTGCCAGGTACGGTTGTGTTGGTTGATCGATCATTCAACTGTCAGTTCATGACGGCGCTTGGTGAACCCGAGGGAACGGTTTGTTAGCCAGAATCAACGGCCCAGCCCGAAACATTTGCAATTTAAATTTACTTTTGCGTGGGTGTTGAAGAAGCGCGCGTCAATTCGCAAAATGTCCCAGCTCTTCGGGACTCGAGACATTGGGGGCCAGGACTTGGGAGGCATCCCAGAGGCTGATCGGTTTCATCATAAAGCCCCTGTGACTTTTTATTATCAAGCGAGCAAAAAAGTAAGCATCATGACCAGGGGATGATGTATTATTAAATTGCCTGTAAACGAGAAGAGAAGCTCGACGATGATGGAGCCTGGATGCGGAGGGGGCAGTGCAGACAGGCGCGATTGAGAGAGCTCTTGCTTGCAGCTCGGCTGCCTGAGAGACCATCGTGCCTGCCTCGCAGGGCTGACTGGCCTTTCCCTTTTCGGCAAGCGCTTTGTGGTGACCACTCTTGGCGGTACGTACCTGCCCTTGATGAAACGAACCTCGCCACTCTTGGCCCTTTAGCAGGGGCCACGAGTTCTTGCATTTCTATCAACACCATGAATGAAGCACAGGTATCGTCACCAGCAACCATCTTTGGACACAAATGTGCGGACGCGTAAAAGTGCTGCCGGCTGAGCTGGATTCCGAACGGATGTCCGTATCGATCATGTCGCTCATTGGCCTAGTCCGTGAGGCAGCCAAAAAGGCAATCGCCCTAGCGACCAGCCCTGGCACACACTTGGGGGCCGTTGGGGGCCGTTTTCTGAGAGGGTGACTGTTAGCGGCGAGCAACGCGTCCTGCCGAGTTTTCTTGATCCATCAGCAGAGCCTGCAGGAAGAGGCAACTTGTCAGTCCTGACGCGTCAGGCCGAGTTCTTCCTAGCGAACGGCTCTGATTCAGAGCTGTATGAGGTTGCTCATGGGGATTGGCGTTCGTCTTGAAGAATATCGTGTCTTGAGAAGTGGCTGCCACAAACCAATCACACACGGGCCTGTGGAGTTACCGGGTTGGACGCAGGTCCCTTCACAAACGGCCGCGTGATGGATCGATTAGAGCCAGGCACGTCAATGGTTGCCCATGTCTTGAGTCCTGAATGGAGACGTCTCGGCAGGCAGCATCTTTGTCATTTGGATCTTTGGTTCTCCGGGGTATGCTGCACTCGCTGAAGCTATTCGCAGTAGTGCGACATCTTGCATCTCCAATTCCAAGGTCACAAACAAAATGCACGCCCTTGGCTCTGCATGCAGTCGAATCGAATCGACAATCGACAGTGGCTGCTTCTGGCTGCTTCCAAGACGACTTCCCTAAAGTGGCCGTTGAACTGAACTGTGCGTCCCGTTGTGACAGGCATCTGTGCCATTCATCTAGCTCCCGTGTGGTTTGCATCTTGGCGGGATGATGGACAGACAGGTGGAGGACGGCATACCCGTCAGAGGGGAAGAGGCATCCAATGATTCCTTCAGGATCATCAAACTCTGCTCAAGCTCTTGATCCAAAACCTGGGATCGATGCAAGGCTGAGCAGCCATCGCGATCAAATCCGACGCCAAAGCCTCTCATACCCTGGTGGAAGGGCTGAGGCTGTGGTAGACGATGTGGCGCCTCTGTCGCTAGACGACCTTCTAGCGCCGCAGCCAGATTGCCAGAGGCGTCCACTCTCGAGGTCCAAGCCTCGATAGGCGGACTCTAGGGCCCCCAGGCACTGCCCGCTCTGGCTTCCCACTGCTGCAGGGGCTCTTGGAGTTGAGACTCGGACTTGGAGATGTCGgacttggagatggatgaagTTGCGGGCGAATGAGAGATGCCCGACATTCATGTCAATGATTGCGATTGCGGGACGACAAAGAGCACGCGCATGATGATGGGGCCGTATTGTACACTTTGACAAGTCACGCCCTGCCCTACCCAAATCCCGTCTCACTCCGTCTCCCGACTCGCCGGTTGGAGGGCGTGTCCTTGTCGCTGTCGCATTCTAGGACGAGGTCAGTGTGTGCAAGGGCGTGTAGGTGGCCTGTCTGCACTTTGCTCTAGCGTTATCGGCTTTCCTTTGTGTGTCTGCAGACTCGATGAGTCAATGCCGGATACAAGAGAAAATGACCCCATGATGCAGGTTTTTTGACAAGACGGCCGACGGCGGCTTGAGAGAAGGTGTTGGCGACATGTTTTTGCGTGGCCTGGGACTTTCCGAGTGAGTCGCAGTCCGTTAGGGTCGAATCTTTTTTGCGAGGCACCTTTTTTTGTGTGATGGTCTGGATCTGCTCATGGATGGTGTGCGCAGACCACCTCCCAGACACGAAAAGAAGATGGTGTACAGTACATGTCAATCGATGTCAACACAATTGTGTCCTTTGCGTTTCAACCCAAGGCCGCGTCTTGAGCCGCCTCCATCGTCATGAGCAAACTGTCAAAGATGCCATACCACCTCGTGGTACATTGACATGTCCAAAGTCCTACGCTTGGACGAATTTGTGGACGGGTTCCAAAAAGGTTGGCGATGGGTTCACCAGCTGGTGGGATACCGTACCCGTCAATGCCATACGTCCAACCCTTGATCGGATTCGCATTGGTTCGTCGCTTGTCAGAGTCCCCCTCGTCTCCCGTGTCGATTCCCGTCCCTCCCCCAGACGGGAAATAACTCGATCCTACGGACTGGACTGTTACTGGGCTGTGTTTTACTCTTCTCTGGTGGTAAACCCTTGGGACCATGGGTTGTCTCGGTCAGGGGTGACCCTAGCGAGACGGCCGTGGCTCAGCAGGCACCGCCATTGGACTGTCCCCTTGACCCAGGAAGAGGGAGTCATCGGCAAGGTTCTGATGGTGGACCTGGGGGCCACAAGGCCATTCCCAAGGCCATTGGCGCCCGTGGCAGGGGTCGTCTAGTGGCCGCAGACACTCACTCACAGACAGACCCTGGCTTCTAGGGCTGGTAGGCAGAAACGGCCATCCCCACCCTGAGCTCTGAGGCTGCCTCGGAGGGAACACCACCATCTTGTTCAGCCCAGGTCCCGATGTATATATCGCGATCCGCTTGGCGAACCAAAGTCCTGTTCCTATCCATCAGACTCGCTCAAACCCCAAGGCAACAACACACCCCATCTCCGCATATTTTCCACTTTTTGATACCCCCCCCATACTCCAAAGTCCATCAGTCCATTTCTTCACTCCCCAGGCATCCATCCCTACCCTTTCCTGATTCAGCAGTTGCCGGCTTACACTCAAGTCCCTGCACACCATCCCATCAAACTTCCATTGACCTGCGGCCTCTCTTCTATATAAACAAgggccctcttcctcctcttgaccAGCCAAACAAAACACTCAATCCCATCTGGATCAGAAGGCTCATAAATACCCACGACCtctccaacaacagcagTCTCCATTGACTTCTCTCACCAACGCACTGTCGTCTCAACACCTTCCCATCGTTGTTGATAACGTCTTATACAACCGTCGTCGCCGTAACAGCAACCCTTCAGCAACACCACGACCAGAGCAGACTCGACTCTTTCCCAACAGGACTCGTCTGCCTCCTGTAGTTATCCAGGAGAACCCTCCTGTCCCGCGCAACCAGCGCCCAGAACCCTCCAACACCGACACAATGTGCACCACCAACATCTACACCTACGTCTACCCTGACGGCCGGACAGAGCAGTACTCGCAGCCCACGCTCTGCGCCAACTCCCGTCACGGTCAGGTCTGCGCCAGCAACTACGTTTTCCAGCACCCCAGCCAGCTCGTCAACTACGCCGAGACAACATATCCCACCATGACCCAGCTGCCTCCCACTCCTCAGTACAGCCCTGtgccctcaacaccatcctaCCGCTCTGGTGACGAGTCAGACCGATCATACGGCAGCTCgtccagcaagaagaagcgggcATCTGGCCTCTACATTGACGGCCACAAGGTCCTCGACTTCCACCACAAGAAGGAGCGTCGACCTAGCTCACGGCACGCTGATCGCATCGTCCTGGTCGACAACCCGCCAACTTCTCGCACACCACCTCAGACCTGGACTGCTCCTCACACTGCTCCCGCCTCTCCCAACCCCAACACCTACGTTATCGAGACCCGCGATGCTTCTCACCGACGGCCAGTGATTGTTGACGACCGGGCCAAGCCTGAGCGTCACATCATTGAGGTTGTCGACAACCACCGATCTTCCAAGCACGTTCGACatgcctcctccagctcccgtGACAGCCGGCACTCCGACAGCGAGGAGGCCCGCAAGATCCGACGTGAGCAGAAGCGAGAGGAGAAGCGACGAGAGGAGGCTGCCCAGCGACTTGCCATCcgcatcgccgaggccaaTGCCGAGATCGCTGGCCGCCCTGCAGTTCCCGCTccccctcgccctcgccgtgCCTCTACTTACAAGCGACCCTCAGTCGAGGTCCTGGACCGCGAGGCTGAGCTCGTCGAGGCCGTGCGACGACTGAACTTTGAGGAGGAGCGCCGAGAGGAGAAGGCCCGCAaactggccaagaaggaggagaagaaggaggaggaggcccagCGAAAGCGTCTGATGGAGCGCATGCAGCCCAAGCGACGGTCCACAGTCGGCCCCGGCAGCCGGCGGCAGCGAGTACTCTACGACGACGGCGTGTACCGCTGGGAGTAAGCGACTGAGAGTCTGATATCGGTTTCTTCTGTGTATTTCTTCTTGTATCATTGGCTTTCTTGATTGGGATCTCGGACAAACAGTACAGCATTTTGGTTTTATTGGGACTAGCGATTTGATTTAGATTTGGGCATGGTTATTGGGAAACTTGTACATGATATTGGATGAAAgcgcttgggcttgggattTATTGATACCAACCGACACCACTCATTCGGAAGAGAGCCGATGAGGGAGGAATACGGAGAAATCAGATACACAAAAGAACAAAAAAAAGGAATCCAAAAATGGGTTTTGATTTTAAACAAAATATTCTGTTTCTCATCATATCAAGTGAAATCATCATGAGCACCTCATAACTTATCCATTCTGCCATTGTTGACCGCTTTCTTACTTGCATCATTGCTCGCGTGAGGAGTCAGCTCAGATCTCAAAATCATCCAAGCAACTTCACAATTATCAAGTCAACAATCTGCGTTCATGTCGGAATGGGCGCCAAGATATCTGAAGATCACCCCCCACAGGGAAATGGTACGAACACGACTCACCACCATGACTCTCGATGAGTGCTTACTGTGATAGGCGGCGGACCCCTCTCAAACGACCCTTGTTCCGCCGGCGGAGAACCAAGAGGCGCTCACTTGTCCCGGGATGGGGACGGGAGTGTGGGTGACAAaggcggcgacgacgacgacgatgatgatgacgagggtgTCGTTGGCGCCGTGCCGCTGACTGATGCATCtgataagaagaaaaagaagaagagaaagcctaagaagaagaaggccaagaaggccactCACCAATCATCCCCTCCGAGGGTGCCGCTGAGTGAGCTCTTTGCTCCTGGACAGTATCCTACTGGAGAGTTCCTCGACTATGAGGACACCAATACAGCTCGCACCACTGCAGCGGAGCTGCGTGCCCTTGGCCGCAAGCAACTTGAGGACCCTGCGTTCCTCGATGACTACCGCCGGGCGGCAGAAGTGCATCGCCAAGTCCGCCAGTGGGCTCAGGAGAGCGTCAAGCCAGGCCAGACCCTGCGTGACATTGCCAACGGCATCGAGGATGGCGTGCGAGCCCTCCTCGGCAACCAGGGCCTCGAACCGGGCGATGGCCTCAAGTCCGGGATGGGCTTTCCAACAGGCCTGTGCCTCAACCACGAGACGGCACACTACACGCCCAACCCTGGCCAGAAGGATGTTGTCCTGCAGTACGAGGATGTCATGAAGGTCGACTTTGGCGTGCACATCAACGGATGGATCGTCGATAGTGCGTTTACCATGTCATTTGACCCCACGTATGATAATCTCCTCGCGGCGGTCAAGGACGCGACCAATAGCGGCATCAAGGTGAGCAAGCATCTCTACATTCAACCGGTACCGGGGTTTAACGATGCCTCAGGCGTCTGGAATCGACGTGCGCATCTGCGACGTTAGTGCGGCTATTCAGGAGGCCATGGAGGGCTACGAGGTAGAGATTGGCGGCAAGACGTACCCGGTCAAGCCGGTCCGCAACATCAGCGCGCACAACATCCAGCACTACCGGATCCACGGCGGCAAGTCTATCCCCTTCATCAAGAACTCGGACCAgaccaagatggaggagggggaggtcTTTGCCATCGAGACGTTTGGGACCACGGGGCGCGGCCGCTTGTATGATGACGTGAGTGGTTATGTTCTCTTGGGGGAAGAGGAAACTGACATCGGGATAGGTCGGAATCTACGGTTACAAGCTGGAGAATGGAGGTCCGTCTCCGGCGTCGCTGCCTTTTGCCTCGGCGAAGAAGCTGCACAAGGTGATCAAGGAGAACTTTGGTAACATTGTGTTTTGCCGGCGCTACCTTGAGCGTCTCGGCCAGGAGCGGTATTTGGCCGGGGTGAGTGCTAGAGTAAAGTGTTGAGGAAGAGTTTGTGCTAATGGGTTGAAAAAGCTGAATTGCCTGGTTTCCAACGGTCTGCTTGAGGCTTATGAGCCGCTTGCGGACGTGAAGGGGTCGTACACGGCTCAGTTTGAGCATGTGAGTATATCTACGCTTGAAGTGGGATGTGACTAATGATTTGTAGACGATTCTGCTTCGAGAGTCTAGCAAGGAGATTCTGAGTCGAGGAAGCGACTATTAGTTTGCTACTTGGTTTGATGGAGAGCCACGATGTTCAACACGGCTTGGGAGTAGTTCCTGCTCCATGGCAGATTCAACTCTGCTTCTGCATGGGATCAAGGAGATTCAACACTTCCCACAAACACTGCATGACTTCAACAGTTTGCCGTAGTTACCTTCACCACATTCATTTGATCAACTAGTCTAGATTGACTCTTATACAAACTATCATTTCAACCGTTTCGGTGTTGAACAAAGCACAGAGCTAAACCTCCGAAGTCGCAACTGTTGCCTGAAGGAATTGGCATGACACACCTCCAAAAAGCATGCGATTGGACATGTCCCGTCATTGACCAGTGATGAGTGACTCAAAAAGCTTGCTGCAAGCCAGGGTACATGCACAGCTGAATGAGGATGGTTTGAATGCTTACACCCCCACCATCACCCCTCGTCGATCAAGAGAGGGGAACTACCCTTTCCCATTTTGAGGTTGGATGCCTTGTGGTGTCATGGGGCCTGAGGAAGAGGGGGCGTGTCAGGCAacggaagaagagggaagatggagagggAATAACTTTTGTTTGTTTGTAACCATGGAATATGCCCTGGTTCAAACAGAAGTCCAGTTTCATGAAACAAGGTGTTGTAGAGAATGAGTGGTGATGCAATCACTGATGGCTTCACCGGGAACAACGACAACTAAT includes:
- a CDS encoding Methionine aminopeptidase 2 → MGAKISEDHPPQGNGGGPLSNDPCSAGGEPRGAHLSRDGDGSVGDKGGDDDDDDDDEGVVGAVPLTDASDKKKKKKRKPKKKKAKKATHQSSPPRVPLSELFAPGQYPTGEFLDYEDTNTARTTAAELRALGRKQLEDPAFLDDYRRAAEVHRQVRQWAQESVKPGQTLRDIANGIEDGVRALLGNQGLEPGDGLKSGMGFPTGLCLNHETAHYTPNPGQKDVVLQYEDVMKVDFGVHINGWIVDSAFTMSFDPTYDNLLAAVKDATNSGIKASGIDVRICDVSAAIQEAMEGYEVEIGGKTYPVKPVRNISAHNIQHYRIHGGKSIPFIKNSDQTKMEEGEVFAIETFGTTGRGRLYDDVGIYGYKLENGGPSPASLPFASAKKLHKVIKENFGNIVFCRRYLERLGQERYLAGLNCLVSNGLLEAYEPLADVKGSYTAQFEHTILLRESSKEILSRGSDY